Proteins encoded together in one Lysinibacter cavernae window:
- a CDS encoding DUF2207 family protein translates to MTRRMRTLSRRTPSLHGFPQKLLAAVALLGFTVTAIVGSLAVSVQSASADVNDFRFSSFHAEYLLSRGVDNESNLRTVETLVAQFPDYPQNRGIIRYIPTDYNGVDLNTRFGSVTDSLGQPVPYETERDGNFLAVSVGTDEYLLGEHTFVLTYEQTNVVRDFSNTNANEFYWDTNGTEWAQPFDEVNVELRVAPELVDSLNGNAACYSGGQGSTAGCEIEQDPSDPAFFRASVDGGVGAQENMTIAVGFDRDTFVIPAAPRQQWWNTVLPLTLVGLGLASFVMLCIARARLWKAPQGRGIIIPQYTVPKNLNLLEAQNIISTVRSALPAQLVSFAVRHNVRILDYAVTKKGSKAKNPFTLEFRTLDGLDDLEIDLIKALFGPNPAPGAVIELTGPDAERASKMQTVLAKVKPRMMTKGWRALPSQPLPKLWLGGSFLFAVLAIGSAAITLMTNAESGYTFIAGAGGLILLVSVTVLSVKPRQLTSAGAEMEEYIKGLKVYLELAEKDRFAMLQSVTGADRVPFIPENAAGLVNTADRVDASDPRAVVKLYEKLLPYAVLWNIEKSWSEALAVHYEQLSEQPDWFVSATMFNAARFSTSVAGFSAQTTQATSAPSSSSSGGSFSGGSMGGGFSGGGGGGGGGGGR, encoded by the coding sequence ATGACTCGACGAATGCGAACGCTGTCTCGACGAACGCCGTCTCTGCATGGCTTCCCCCAAAAACTCCTTGCCGCAGTGGCCCTTCTTGGGTTCACCGTCACGGCCATCGTTGGCTCGCTGGCCGTTTCCGTCCAGTCGGCGTCGGCCGATGTGAATGACTTTCGGTTTTCAAGCTTTCACGCCGAATATTTGCTGAGCAGGGGCGTCGACAACGAGTCGAACCTCAGGACCGTCGAGACGCTCGTCGCCCAGTTCCCGGACTATCCGCAGAACCGCGGCATCATTCGATACATCCCGACCGACTACAACGGGGTCGACCTCAACACCCGCTTTGGCTCGGTCACGGATTCCCTCGGCCAGCCGGTCCCGTACGAGACTGAGCGGGACGGCAACTTTCTTGCTGTTTCGGTTGGAACTGACGAGTACCTGCTCGGGGAGCACACGTTTGTGTTGACGTATGAACAGACCAACGTTGTGCGTGACTTTTCAAATACCAACGCAAATGAGTTCTACTGGGACACAAACGGCACCGAGTGGGCCCAGCCCTTTGACGAGGTCAACGTTGAGCTCCGTGTCGCCCCAGAACTCGTTGATTCGCTGAACGGTAACGCTGCCTGCTATTCGGGCGGACAGGGCAGCACTGCCGGATGTGAGATCGAGCAAGACCCGAGCGACCCGGCATTCTTCCGGGCCTCTGTTGACGGGGGAGTCGGGGCTCAAGAGAACATGACCATCGCGGTTGGCTTTGACCGCGACACGTTTGTCATTCCCGCGGCTCCTCGGCAGCAGTGGTGGAACACCGTTCTGCCACTCACGCTCGTTGGCCTTGGGCTTGCCTCGTTTGTCATGTTGTGCATCGCGCGCGCCCGCCTGTGGAAGGCTCCGCAGGGGCGTGGCATCATCATCCCGCAGTACACGGTTCCCAAGAACCTCAACCTGCTTGAGGCGCAGAACATTATTTCGACGGTGCGCAGCGCGCTGCCTGCCCAACTCGTGAGCTTTGCGGTTCGGCACAATGTGCGCATCCTCGACTATGCGGTGACCAAGAAAGGCAGTAAGGCCAAGAACCCCTTCACGCTTGAGTTTCGCACGTTGGATGGGCTTGACGACCTCGAAATTGATCTCATCAAGGCCCTGTTTGGGCCAAATCCCGCCCCCGGCGCCGTGATCGAGCTCACCGGCCCCGATGCGGAGAGGGCAAGCAAGATGCAAACCGTGCTCGCAAAGGTCAAGCCTCGCATGATGACAAAGGGCTGGCGTGCGCTCCCGAGTCAGCCGCTGCCAAAACTGTGGCTTGGTGGATCGTTCCTGTTTGCGGTGCTCGCCATTGGCTCGGCCGCGATCACGCTCATGACAAATGCTGAGAGTGGATACACCTTTATCGCGGGGGCTGGCGGGCTGATCCTCCTCGTTTCGGTCACCGTTCTTTCAGTGAAACCGAGGCAGCTCACCTCAGCGGGTGCCGAGATGGAGGAGTACATCAAGGGGCTTAAGGTTTACCTTGAGCTGGCAGAGAAGGACCGGTTTGCCATGCTGCAGTCGGTGACTGGAGCCGACCGGGTCCCGTTCATCCCCGAGAACGCGGCAGGGCTCGTGAACACCGCAGATCGAGTTGATGCCTCAGACCCGAGGGCTGTCGTCAAACTCTACGAGAAACTCCTCCCGTACGCTGTGCTGTGGAACATCGAGAAGAGCTGGTCAGAGGCGCTCGCTGTTCACTATGAACAGTTGAGTGAGCAGCCCGACTGGTTTGTCTCGGCAACCATGTTCAACGCGGCCAGATTCAGCACCTCGGTCGCCGGATTCTCGGCGCAGACCACACAAGCGACCTCAGCTCCGAGCTCGTCGTCGAGTGGCGGAAGCTTCTCTGGCGGCTCGATGGGTGGCGGATTCTCTGGTGGTGGCGGTGGTGGCGGTGGCGGCGGCGGCCGCTAG
- a CDS encoding DMP19 family protein, translating to MRVPAEGIVVSEESLAESDDRVVASLVSVVNALVENGIQFADLPEGTVLSYYVDFYTAQMLDLGFAQVAHNGGTSPAVAGLIAHGLQAMGAGDHSDLFERQLAVWDALPERTQDKFLDGKPPTKAQKLGKKPGLFAGAAAGVAAELNALVSEFETLNSRADLSELNGAWLRRHPDLVPVRRDRLRPFIAARVIEATRRADAAGASDGQEDAKKPGPTSTD from the coding sequence GTGAGAGTACCAGCAGAGGGCATCGTTGTTTCCGAGGAGAGCCTTGCAGAAAGCGACGACCGTGTCGTTGCGTCGCTCGTATCGGTCGTGAACGCGCTCGTTGAGAACGGCATCCAGTTTGCCGACCTTCCAGAAGGAACGGTGCTGAGCTATTACGTTGACTTTTACACGGCACAGATGCTCGACCTTGGCTTTGCCCAGGTAGCCCACAACGGAGGAACGAGCCCAGCGGTCGCCGGGCTCATCGCGCACGGGCTGCAGGCAATGGGTGCTGGTGATCACAGCGACCTGTTTGAGCGTCAACTTGCCGTCTGGGATGCGCTGCCAGAGCGAACCCAAGACAAATTTCTTGACGGTAAACCGCCAACGAAGGCGCAGAAACTGGGCAAAAAACCGGGTCTCTTTGCCGGTGCCGCTGCGGGTGTTGCCGCCGAACTCAACGCGTTGGTGTCAGAGTTTGAAACTCTGAACTCACGGGCAGACCTCAGCGAACTCAATGGGGCTTGGCTGCGCAGGCATCCCGACCTCGTGCCCGTTCGCCGTGATCGGCTGAGACCCTTCATCGCCGCTCGCGTGATTGAAGCGACACGACGTGCAGATGCCGCCGGTGCATCTGACGGCCAAGAGGATGCCAAAAAACCGGGTCCAACCTCCACAGACTAA
- a CDS encoding MFS transporter, translated as MVTTATPDTLPQDRARRSTIAAFVGTSIEWYDFYIFGTASALVFAPLFFPGADPVTGLLASFATFWVGFIARPIGGVIFGHLGDRLGRKNVLVTTLLLMGVATTIIGLLPTFETIGIAAPIILVLCRALQGIAVGGEWGGAVLLATENSTELNKGKAGMWVQQGSPVGSILATATFAIAGFSMSNEAFMAWGWRIPFLLSAVLVIVGLVIRLKVEESADFAEVKKTNEVVKVPLATLFGKHTPLVLLGIGASAIGISSAYFTNTFALSWTTSSLGVDRGTMLMVLFCVSILQFIVQPFAPRFSQRLGRTRFMATVLGLNIVMVVPMFLLILTGNPILIGLGLALSIATGASYYAMLSSFLADVFPANIRYTGVSVSYQVCGMLIGGSTPLIAQLLLSASGGTHPWFVAAYYTVLIVLTLVSVLALSKRMSTAKLSLNHI; from the coding sequence ATGGTTACGACCGCAACACCCGACACGCTGCCCCAAGATAGGGCGCGGCGCTCCACGATCGCCGCGTTTGTTGGCACCTCAATCGAGTGGTACGACTTTTACATCTTTGGCACAGCGTCTGCCCTCGTCTTCGCCCCACTGTTTTTCCCAGGCGCTGACCCCGTCACCGGCCTGCTTGCGTCGTTCGCGACCTTCTGGGTCGGCTTCATTGCGCGGCCAATCGGCGGCGTCATCTTCGGCCACCTCGGTGACCGTCTTGGCCGAAAGAATGTGCTCGTCACAACGCTGCTCCTCATGGGCGTTGCAACCACAATCATCGGCCTCCTGCCAACGTTTGAGACAATCGGCATAGCCGCGCCCATCATCCTTGTGCTCTGCCGCGCACTTCAAGGCATCGCCGTCGGCGGCGAATGGGGTGGGGCCGTACTGCTCGCTACTGAAAACTCAACAGAACTCAATAAGGGCAAAGCCGGGATGTGGGTGCAGCAGGGCTCCCCCGTTGGGTCGATCCTTGCCACCGCAACGTTCGCAATTGCGGGATTTTCGATGAGCAACGAGGCCTTCATGGCCTGGGGCTGGCGCATCCCGTTCCTCCTCTCGGCGGTACTCGTCATCGTTGGATTGGTCATTCGCCTCAAGGTTGAAGAATCCGCAGATTTTGCCGAGGTCAAAAAGACCAACGAGGTTGTCAAGGTTCCACTCGCGACGCTCTTTGGCAAGCACACCCCGCTCGTGCTTCTCGGCATCGGCGCCAGCGCCATCGGAATCTCCTCCGCCTACTTCACAAACACGTTTGCGCTCTCATGGACCACCTCATCACTCGGCGTTGACCGAGGCACAATGCTGATGGTGCTGTTCTGCGTCTCCATTCTGCAGTTCATCGTGCAGCCGTTTGCTCCGCGGTTCTCGCAACGACTCGGCCGCACACGATTTATGGCCACCGTGCTTGGGCTGAATATCGTCATGGTTGTTCCGATGTTCTTGCTTATTCTCACCGGTAACCCCATCCTGATCGGGCTGGGCCTCGCCCTCTCTATTGCAACGGGGGCTAGCTACTACGCCATGCTTTCGAGCTTCCTCGCGGATGTCTTCCCAGCGAACATCCGGTACACGGGCGTCTCCGTGTCGTACCAGGTCTGCGGGATGCTCATCGGAGGGTCGACCCCACTTATCGCCCAGCTTCTGCTCTCGGCGTCAGGAGGCACCCATCCCTGGTTTGTCGCCGCGTACTACACGGTACTGATCGTTCTCACGCTCGTGAGCGTACTTGCCCTCAGCAAACGCATGTCCACGGCCAAACTTTCCCTCAACCACATCTAG
- a CDS encoding LysR family transcriptional regulator, giving the protein MNLRVLEYFVAVADFGSVTAAADAVRVSQPSVSRQLRGLEASLGVTLLQQHRNHTVLSATGKLFLPVARDLLARSDRARSFVAALAEGVSPPLQIIAPESTIEALIAPLVASEPDINVADVLSVEPTDVFHRIADGQADLGLSTVVPPGELESRRLVDAHIQVVSRIENDPFAPGSVNLSNLDAQKLIVMTRTHYSRIRFDEAAAEAGLDLSFMREMRSVAVAQALATAGKGFPIITGIAFSNVTPHPISHKGACLTVPLYAAWAPGHYADQAIHHLLDRLIYLSRGRESCNCAEV; this is encoded by the coding sequence ATGAATCTCAGAGTCCTCGAATACTTTGTGGCGGTGGCAGATTTCGGTTCGGTGACGGCCGCCGCCGATGCTGTGCGCGTCTCGCAGCCGTCGGTATCCCGCCAGCTGAGGGGCCTCGAAGCCTCGCTCGGTGTGACCCTTTTGCAACAGCACCGCAACCACACGGTGCTGAGCGCAACGGGAAAACTGTTTCTTCCCGTTGCCCGTGACCTTCTCGCTCGCTCGGATCGTGCGAGAAGCTTTGTCGCTGCCCTCGCGGAAGGGGTCTCGCCTCCGCTGCAGATTATTGCGCCAGAATCAACCATTGAGGCCCTCATCGCGCCGCTCGTTGCGAGCGAGCCCGACATTAACGTGGCCGACGTGCTTTCGGTTGAACCGACTGACGTCTTCCACCGCATTGCGGACGGGCAGGCCGACCTCGGCCTCAGCACCGTAGTGCCACCGGGTGAACTCGAATCACGGCGCCTCGTCGACGCACATATTCAGGTTGTCTCTCGCATTGAGAACGACCCGTTTGCTCCTGGCTCCGTCAACCTTTCCAACTTAGACGCCCAGAAGCTCATCGTCATGACTCGCACGCACTACTCTCGCATCCGATTCGACGAGGCAGCCGCTGAGGCCGGGCTCGACCTCAGCTTCATGCGTGAGATGAGATCGGTTGCCGTCGCACAGGCGCTCGCGACGGCAGGCAAAGGATTCCCGATCATCACGGGCATCGCCTTTAGCAACGTCACACCGCATCCCATTAGTCACAAGGGCGCCTGCCTCACGGTGCCGCTCTACGCGGCCTGGGCTCCAGGCCATTACGCGGACCAGGCTATCCATCACCTGCTCGACCGACTTATCTATCTCTCGCGTGGACGCGAATCGTGTAATTGTGCCGAGGTGTAG
- a CDS encoding amidohydrolase produces the protein MLLDTLFTNGQIHTGVAGAAVASRLGVIGGRIVGLDDDLDGVSARNTVDLDGQTIVPGFNDAHRHLVFHGFRLMQLNLRPERVSTLADFLEAVRLHAATLAPDAWIIGGGYDQNIIGRHPTAEELDAVSGGRPAWLSHVSEHMGVGNSKAFALAGWSDRLNVPEIEGGFVERDSTGRAVGLLQEKAQAIIVKALPSRTTADVLDAIATGGADALSNGITSFTDPGLFSVLAETNEFGDVAVYQDALELGILPLRANLMPYITSLHSLPFSSQGGPGFGLDHGMRTGLGNEWLRIGGTKVLSDGSLIGRSAFMCCDYHGEPGNRGLLQFAEGDLNDWLRAAHRSGWQIAAHAIGDGAINTILDILEQANAEHPRANARHRIEHFGVSSPEQVARAAALGIVPVPQPHFVSEFGDGMIAALGQERADWAYRGQSLLDAGIVVPGSSDAPVANGSALFGIHDAVNRRTASGAYVGRTEAVSVEDAVRSFTYGSAFASHEERIKGTLRRGMLADFVALSQDIFTVEHDAIREVAVTKTIIGGEVAYAS, from the coding sequence ATGCTTCTCGACACACTTTTCACCAACGGACAGATTCACACCGGCGTTGCCGGGGCCGCAGTTGCATCGCGTCTCGGGGTGATAGGCGGACGAATCGTTGGTCTCGACGATGATCTTGACGGTGTGAGCGCGCGCAATACTGTCGATCTTGACGGCCAAACCATCGTCCCAGGGTTCAACGATGCACACAGGCACCTCGTCTTCCACGGCTTTCGCCTCATGCAGCTCAACCTGCGCCCGGAACGAGTCTCGACGCTCGCCGATTTCCTCGAAGCGGTTCGGCTTCACGCGGCTACGCTCGCGCCTGACGCCTGGATCATCGGCGGCGGCTATGACCAGAACATCATTGGCCGGCACCCAACTGCGGAAGAACTTGATGCCGTGAGCGGAGGGCGACCGGCCTGGCTGTCACACGTCTCCGAGCATATGGGCGTTGGCAACTCGAAGGCGTTTGCCTTGGCTGGCTGGAGCGATCGGCTCAACGTGCCCGAGATTGAGGGCGGATTTGTCGAGCGCGATTCGACAGGGCGAGCCGTTGGTTTGCTGCAGGAAAAAGCGCAGGCCATCATCGTCAAGGCCCTGCCGAGCCGCACAACCGCCGATGTGCTCGATGCCATCGCGACCGGTGGCGCCGACGCGCTCAGTAACGGCATCACCAGCTTTACCGACCCAGGACTCTTCTCAGTGCTCGCGGAAACGAACGAGTTTGGCGACGTCGCCGTCTACCAGGATGCGCTTGAGCTTGGCATACTCCCCCTTCGAGCCAACCTCATGCCCTACATCACAAGTTTGCACAGTCTTCCCTTTTCGTCTCAGGGCGGCCCAGGTTTTGGACTCGATCACGGGATGCGCACCGGCCTCGGCAACGAATGGCTACGTATCGGGGGTACAAAGGTACTCAGCGACGGGTCACTCATTGGGCGGTCCGCATTCATGTGCTGCGACTATCACGGCGAGCCGGGCAACAGGGGGCTCCTCCAATTCGCGGAGGGCGACCTCAACGACTGGTTGCGGGCGGCGCACCGCTCCGGATGGCAGATCGCGGCCCACGCAATCGGCGACGGCGCGATCAACACCATCCTCGACATCCTTGAGCAGGCAAACGCTGAGCATCCACGCGCCAACGCGCGGCACCGCATTGAGCACTTTGGCGTGAGCTCACCAGAACAGGTGGCTCGCGCCGCCGCACTTGGTATCGTCCCCGTACCCCAGCCTCATTTTGTATCGGAGTTTGGCGACGGGATGATCGCTGCGCTTGGTCAAGAGCGCGCCGATTGGGCCTACAGGGGCCAGTCGCTGCTCGATGCTGGCATCGTCGTTCCCGGCAGCAGCGACGCGCCCGTCGCCAACGGGTCAGCGCTGTTTGGCATTCATGACGCGGTAAATCGACGCACCGCGTCAGGCGCGTATGTCGGGCGTACAGAAGCAGTGTCGGTCGAAGACGCCGTTCGCTCGTTTACGTACGGCTCCGCGTTTGCAAGCCACGAGGAGCGGATCAAGGGCACGCTCCGGAGAGGAATGCTCGCCGACTTTGTTGCGCTTTCGCAGGACATCTTTACCGTTGAACACGACGCGATTCGCGAGGTCGCCGTCACAAAAACAATCATCGGCGGCGAAGTGGCCTATGCGAGCTAG
- a CDS encoding sensor histidine kinase, with translation MTNTDTPRPTYQQLWKRVPGALGYLLPNIVIATIISVVLWLMLGLGLGFAVLYGGIFIGIAMFAVARWSGSMDLSRLEAAGMEPIERPTWPTIQSKTPHGRLWAMMSNAHYWSYFFHGALVQMLLMAVTWGLSLMLVLLAILGPTSVIWTRFQGDDNESVGDLLYTYVPSLGITDPALFDFWLYTGLGVLVLATLPWTLRGLMNLHHGAARLMLARTRADDLADEVENLAASRSSAVAAENTGLRRLERDIHDGPQQRLIRLQMDLAATERMLDKDPGAAKDLLVEARAQATDTLEELRALSRGFAPPLLQDRGLMVALDSLVARNTIPTTVIKGDVPRLSPETELGAYFVVAELLSNTAKHSSASAVTVAIGIDRSGDTERCVISVTDNGTGGANILTGHGLAGLGERVNGLRGTMQIDSPAGGPTVVTVALPLEV, from the coding sequence ATGACGAACACCGACACACCCCGCCCCACATACCAACAGCTCTGGAAGCGCGTTCCAGGCGCGCTCGGCTACCTCTTGCCAAACATCGTGATCGCGACCATCATCAGCGTTGTGCTGTGGCTCATGCTTGGTCTTGGTCTTGGTTTCGCCGTACTTTACGGAGGAATCTTCATCGGTATTGCAATGTTCGCGGTTGCGCGCTGGTCGGGGAGCATGGATCTCTCCCGGTTGGAGGCCGCGGGGATGGAGCCAATCGAGCGGCCAACCTGGCCAACGATTCAGTCAAAGACTCCACACGGGCGGTTGTGGGCAATGATGAGCAATGCCCACTACTGGAGCTATTTTTTCCACGGTGCGCTCGTGCAGATGCTGCTCATGGCCGTCACTTGGGGCCTCTCACTCATGCTTGTCCTCCTCGCTATTCTTGGCCCGACCTCCGTCATCTGGACTCGCTTTCAAGGCGACGACAACGAGTCGGTTGGCGATCTGCTCTACACCTACGTCCCAAGCCTCGGCATCACCGACCCTGCCCTGTTCGATTTCTGGCTGTACACGGGACTTGGTGTGCTGGTCCTTGCAACCCTTCCCTGGACGCTTCGCGGCCTGATGAACCTGCACCACGGCGCCGCCCGCCTGATGCTTGCGCGTACCCGTGCCGATGACCTCGCCGATGAGGTCGAGAATCTTGCCGCATCACGCAGCTCGGCCGTTGCCGCTGAAAACACCGGCCTTCGCCGCCTTGAGCGAGACATCCACGATGGGCCGCAGCAGCGTCTCATCCGCCTCCAGATGGATCTTGCCGCAACCGAACGGATGCTCGACAAAGACCCTGGCGCCGCGAAGGACTTGCTGGTTGAGGCGCGTGCCCAGGCCACGGATACCCTCGAAGAGCTGCGGGCACTTTCGCGCGGCTTTGCTCCGCCCCTGCTGCAAGACCGCGGGCTCATGGTAGCCCTCGATTCGCTGGTTGCCCGCAACACCATCCCAACAACGGTTATCAAGGGTGACGTTCCGAGGCTCAGCCCGGAAACCGAACTTGGGGCGTACTTTGTTGTTGCCGAGCTGCTCAGCAATACGGCTAAGCACTCGTCGGCTTCCGCCGTGACGGTTGCAATCGGTATCGATCGTTCCGGTGACACCGAGCGCTGCGTCATCTCGGTCACTGACAACGGCACGGGTGGCGCCAACATCCTCACCGGCCATGGACTTGCCGGGCTTGGGGAACGTGTCAACGGTCTTCGTGGGACCATGCAGATCGACAGCCCGGCCGGTGGCCCAACGGTCGTCACAGTCGCGCTACCGTTAGAGGTGTGA
- a CDS encoding VOC family protein has translation MSTFIQTTTGEPVWIDLFSSDPLVAGEFYSQLFGWTPREGGSELGGYINFFLDDKQIAGMMPNNTNGVIPDFWTVYLNIDNADAAAHIIAETGGLVQINHRVHDLGTMVVATDPSGATVGGWQAGTHLGFDEVQAPGTPAWFELQTKDYPSAVSFYQEAFGWNTSVMSDNDDFRYCTLGVRENAKAGIMDGQQFLLDDDSSQWLVYFSVANTDASAARAVELGGTIVDRIRDTPFGRMVTVLDPLGAAFKLIQVQR, from the coding sequence ATGTCAACGTTCATCCAGACCACAACCGGCGAACCCGTATGGATCGACCTGTTTAGCTCTGACCCCCTGGTGGCCGGTGAGTTTTACTCCCAGCTGTTCGGCTGGACTCCCCGCGAAGGCGGAAGCGAGTTGGGTGGCTACATCAATTTTTTCCTTGATGACAAGCAGATCGCAGGGATGATGCCGAACAACACCAACGGGGTGATTCCCGATTTCTGGACGGTGTATCTCAATATCGACAACGCGGACGCGGCCGCTCATATCATTGCCGAGACCGGTGGCCTCGTCCAGATCAACCACCGGGTGCACGACCTCGGCACCATGGTCGTTGCAACTGACCCATCAGGCGCAACGGTTGGTGGATGGCAGGCTGGCACCCACCTTGGCTTTGACGAGGTCCAGGCGCCTGGGACTCCGGCGTGGTTCGAGCTGCAGACGAAGGATTATCCGTCGGCCGTGTCGTTTTACCAGGAGGCCTTCGGCTGGAACACGTCGGTGATGAGCGATAATGACGACTTTCGGTACTGCACCCTTGGCGTCCGAGAGAACGCAAAGGCCGGCATTATGGACGGGCAACAATTCTTGCTCGACGACGATTCGTCGCAGTGGCTTGTTTACTTCTCGGTCGCGAATACCGATGCGTCAGCCGCTCGGGCGGTTGAGCTTGGAGGCACGATCGTTGATCGGATCAGGGACACCCCGTTTGGCCGGATGGTGACCGTCCTCGACCCGCTCGGGGCAGCCTTCAAACTGATTCAGGTGCAGCGATAA
- a CDS encoding response regulator: protein MRLAVAEDSLLLREGLVRLFDEAGFETVGAFGDAVTLIDYLAACSVGELPDVVVTDVRMPPTFRDEGVHAAIEIRRRWPAVGVLLLSQYVESVYAQELLAAGANGLGYLLKDRVQSLDDVQDAIQRIAAGGTVLDPQVVSQLVSLRRDPIATLTPREGEVLGLMAEGLTNRGIAERLVLSLGAVEKNVTAIFVKLGLEDSGSDHRRVLAVLTWLRD, encoded by the coding sequence ATTCGACTCGCGGTCGCCGAAGACTCGCTGTTGCTGCGCGAAGGGCTTGTGCGGCTGTTTGATGAGGCGGGATTTGAAACCGTTGGTGCCTTCGGTGACGCGGTGACCCTGATCGACTATCTCGCCGCTTGCTCGGTGGGTGAGCTCCCCGATGTGGTCGTGACCGACGTGCGAATGCCGCCAACGTTTCGGGACGAGGGCGTTCACGCGGCCATCGAGATCCGCCGTCGCTGGCCCGCCGTTGGCGTGTTGCTTCTGAGCCAATACGTCGAGAGCGTGTACGCGCAAGAGCTGCTCGCTGCGGGTGCGAACGGGCTCGGGTACCTCCTCAAAGACCGGGTGCAGTCGTTAGACGACGTGCAGGACGCCATCCAACGAATCGCTGCAGGGGGCACCGTGCTTGATCCACAGGTGGTGAGCCAGCTCGTGTCGCTGAGGCGCGACCCCATAGCAACGCTCACTCCGCGGGAGGGCGAGGTGCTCGGCCTCATGGCAGAGGGGCTCACCAACCGAGGCATCGCCGAGCGCCTGGTGCTGAGCCTCGGGGCCGTGGAGAAGAATGTGACAGCGATTTTTGTGAAACTTGGCTTGGAGGATTCGGGCTCGGACCACCGCAGAGTGCTTGCGGTTCTGACCTGGCTGCGGGATTAG
- a CDS encoding DNA alkylation repair protein has product MPLADELISPATVELLRDAVLEQRPGTEASALSAAVEGMKGLTLRARTDLLRDAYLSDCGASFAEVQRVTTAALARDDFAGWLIWPVGEAVAAAALAELGSNPSAFEAALYLLADLTPRLTSEWAIRPLLSRDLDRALLVVREWTMHPDEHVRRFASEGTRQYLPWGTQVAGLAADPRITLPILDALYRDPSEYVRRSVANHLNDLSRKHPEVVCETATRWLADGDENTSQLVKHSLRTLVKKGDPEALALLGFAPVVGVEVTGPAVETSAVALGEALPFAITLRNVGTQPQRMVVDYTLFHQKANGTQTGKVFKLTTATLQPGQTLELRRSHSFAVISTRKYHPGQHAIEVQLNGSPVGRVDFELTVPA; this is encoded by the coding sequence ATGCCACTCGCTGACGAACTCATCAGCCCAGCAACTGTCGAGCTCCTGCGTGACGCTGTGCTTGAGCAGCGACCTGGCACCGAGGCTTCCGCACTGTCAGCGGCCGTTGAAGGGATGAAGGGCCTGACCCTTCGGGCCCGCACCGATCTGCTTCGAGACGCGTATCTCAGTGACTGCGGAGCCAGTTTTGCCGAAGTGCAGCGCGTGACGACGGCAGCCCTTGCGCGGGACGACTTCGCCGGGTGGCTTATCTGGCCGGTTGGTGAGGCGGTCGCCGCCGCCGCGCTCGCCGAACTTGGCAGCAATCCCTCGGCCTTTGAAGCTGCGCTGTACCTCCTCGCCGACCTCACCCCACGGCTCACGAGCGAGTGGGCCATTCGGCCGTTGCTCAGCCGCGACCTCGACAGGGCGCTCCTTGTTGTGCGTGAGTGGACAATGCACCCAGACGAACACGTCAGGCGATTCGCGAGCGAGGGCACGAGACAGTACCTCCCCTGGGGAACGCAGGTCGCTGGGCTGGCCGCCGATCCGCGCATCACGTTGCCAATTCTTGACGCCCTCTATCGCGATCCCAGCGAATACGTGCGGCGCTCGGTTGCCAACCACCTCAACGATCTGAGCCGCAAGCATCCAGAGGTTGTTTGCGAAACGGCGACGCGCTGGCTCGCTGATGGTGACGAGAACACGAGTCAACTCGTGAAGCATTCTCTGCGCACGCTCGTCAAGAAGGGCGATCCAGAGGCGCTCGCACTCCTCGGTTTTGCTCCGGTTGTAGGAGTTGAGGTCACTGGGCCAGCGGTCGAGACGAGTGCCGTCGCTCTTGGGGAGGCTCTCCCGTTTGCGATCACCCTTCGCAACGTTGGCACGCAGCCGCAGCGGATGGTCGTTGACTACACGCTGTTCCACCAGAAAGCCAACGGCACGCAGACGGGCAAGGTGTTTAAGCTCACGACCGCAACACTTCAGCCTGGCCAAACGCTCGAACTGCGCCGGTCGCACTCCTTCGCTGTTATCTCAACACGCAAGTATCACCCTGGCCAGCACGCCATTGAGGTGCAGCTCAACGGTTCACCGGTTGGTCGTGTTGATTTTGAACTGACGGTGCCTGCCTAG